In Fusobacterium sp. DD2, the genomic stretch ACCAAGAGTATTAAAAGGACTTATGGGACAAGTTATGAAACTTTCTAAAGGAAAAGCTAATCCACAACTTGTAACAGAGATAATGACAAAAAAACTTTCATAAAAATATGATAATTAAGAAAGCTGACTTGCAAGTCAGCTTTTTTTTAAAAATAATTATAAAAGATTTAAAATCATCACAAAAGATAGAAAAATATATGTTTTTAAAAAGATTATTTTTTAATTATATTGTTTTTAGCTAATAATAATTGATAGAAAACTAGACAAATATTTATTAATTAACTATAATCTAAATAACAAGGTGTTTTCATATTTTAAACACAGATTTAAATTATACTCATTTCTAATAAATTTTATGAAAATATGGAGGTAGCATGAAAAGAATATTAATAGTAGATGATGAAGATCAAATTCGTAACATATTAAGAATGTATCTTGTAAAAGAAGGATACGACGTATTAGAAGCTGAAGATGGAGAAAAGGCTTTAAATATATTTTATGAAAAACCTGTCGATTTAGTAGTATTAGATGTAATGCTTCCTAAAAAAGATGGTTGGAGTATTTTAAGAGAGATAAAAAAATATAGTGAAACTCCTGTGATTATGTTAACAGCAAGAGATGAAAGTGAAGATGAGATATTTGGGTTTGAAATGGGAGCAGATGATTATGTCACAAAACCATTTAATAACAAAATACTTCTAGCTAGAATAAATTCACTTCTTAAGAAAAAAAATCACATTAATGACAACGTTATTAAGCTTGGAAATTTAACAATAAATGATATTTCACACAGTGTTATAAATGGTGATACAGAACTGGAGCTTTCACCAAAAGAATATGAACTTTTATTATATTTGGTAAAAAATAATAAAATAGTACTTAGTAGGGAAAAACTTTTAAATGAAGTTTGGGGATATGATTTTGTTGGTGATGATAGAACCATTGATACACATGTTAAGAACTTAAGAAAAAAAATTGGAAAAGACAATATAAAAACTATAAGAGGAATTGGATATAAACTTGATATCTAGGTAGGTGAAATAGATGAAAAAGATTTTCTACAAAGTATTTTTAACTCTTCTTATAAGTTCATATCTTCCACTGATAGGTATATTTGGACTTCAATACTGGTATACTACAAAATATATGGAAAGAAAAAAGACAGAACAGCTTATTACAACTGTCTCTAAAGTAAATATAGCAAAATTGAAGAAGGAGAATATATATGACCAGGAAAATCATATATATTTGAACTATATAAACTTAGCTGATGGTAGAAGAAAAGGCCTTTATTACAATATGTTTAATAAAATGGAAGATTACAAATCAATATCAAATATCAATATTGGTGAGTTTAAAATTGTAAAGATGAAACTTTCAAGTGTAACTAATCATATATATCTTCTAAAAAGAATATCAGATCGAGAGGCTATAGCAGGTGTTATAGAGGTAATAAAACCTGCAGTAATAAGTGATATTATATTTGAGTTGTACAAAGGTTATTCTATCTTTGCTATTCCTTTAATATTTATTTTTACATTTTGTCTTTCAAGACAATTTTCAAAACCTATTGAAGTATTAGAAGAGATTTCCACAAGTATGGCAAATTATGATTTTACAAATATGGTAGAGCTGAAAGGAAAAAATGAACTTTTTACTTTGGCAGAAAATCTAAATACTCTTTCACAAAATTTACAAAGCAAGGTAAAAGAGCTAAATAGTGTAAATAAAAAGCTTAAAGTAGAACTGGAAGATAAACAGAGACTTTTAGATGGAAAAGCACTTTTTATGAGGGCTATTGGTCATGAACTAAAAACTCCTATTGCTATAATAAATGGATATTTAGAAGCTCTTCAAGATGGGGTTATTCCAGAGGAAGATATTCAAAAAACTTATGAAATAATTTACAATGAAGGGCTTTCTATGGATAAACTTGTACAGAATATAAATAGTTACTTGAAAACAGAATACAGAACTATGGATTTAATAGCAGAAAAGATTGATTTGAAAAAATTTATTGAAACAAATATGGACAGATATAAGTTGGATATAAAACAGAAAAATATAAAATTAAACTGCTATTTAGAGAGTATAGAAATAGAAATAGATAGAAAATGTCTTCATAGTATTTTAAGTAATCTTTTAACAAATGCAATAACTTATGTAGACGCGAGAAGAGAGATAGGGATAATTTTAAAAGATGGAGAATTAACAGTTGAAAATAGTTCAGGGGAATTATCTCCAGAACTTATGAAAAATCTATTTAATCCTTTTTATAAAGGGGATGATTCACGTCATAGAAAATATGGTGGTACAGGACTTGGACTTTCAATTGTGAAAAATTTACTGGATGTGTTAAAGTTTGATTATTCTTTTGAATATGATTATTCGCGAGGTTACGTAGTCTTTAAAATAAAATTTGTGTAAAAACTACTTGACTCTAAAGTCACTTTATGGTTTACAATGAAAGAGTTGAAAAAACTATGAAGGGTAGAGTGATATGGATAAGAGAGAGGAAATAATTAAAAGCGCAAAAGACCTTGTTTTAATGAAGGGTTATAATAATGTTTCCGTAGAAGATATTACTAATCATATTGGAATTGCAAAAGGAAGTTTTTACACATATTTCAAGAGCAAAACATCGCTCATAAACTATATTTTAGAAGAAAAAATAAGAAATAGTGAGCAGGAACAAAAAAAGTTCTTCAGAAGCGTAACAACATTTGAAGGGGCTATTAGAAAACTTGTAAGATCAAAGATTATATTAAAAGGAGAAGAGGATATAAAAATAGATCTTATGATAACTAGCTTTTTTAGAAATATAGATTCGCTGGCTGAGGATACAATAAAAATTTTGATTGAGATTGAAAAGCTAAATGTGGATTTCGTTGAAAAAATTTTAATAAGATATGGAGATGATATCAATATCAAAGATGGAGATATAAGATTTTATTCAAAATTTGTAAATGGAATAATTCACAATTATAAGATTTTCAATCTTTTTATATCTGAAGAAAAAAATGATTTTATTACAACTACTCAGGAATTGAAAGAGAAATATCAGGATAAAAAATTTAATAACAATGTAAAAATAATAATTGAAAGTATAAAAAAAATTTTAAGATAGTAGGAGGATAGATTATGAAGAAAACTTTAGGCTTGCTAATGCTGTTAAGTACAACACTATTTGCAAGACAGTTAACTCTTGATCAGGCTATAGATTTATCCCTTGAGAACAGCAAAGAGGTACAGATTTCGTCTATGGCAACAGAGAAGGCTAAACTAAATGTAAGTACTGCATTTAAAAATGCCTTACCAAGTGTAGTGTACAGTGGAGCGTACACAAGAAGTGAGTATGATAGGAGCGTCACTAAAGATGGAAGAATGGTAGATGCAAAGGGTGGATATAGACAAAAAATAACTATATCTCAACCAATATTCCAAGGTGGTGCAATTGCTGGAGGAATAAAATATGCAAAAGCTTATAGAAATGTTGCAGACTTATCTTTCTTAGGTCAAAAAAGAGACACAAGACTTGAGACAATTCAGATTTACTCAAATATAATAAAAAATGAAAAGAATTTGGAAACATTAAAATCATCAAGAAAAGAGCTTTCAGCAACATATGAAAAGCAAAAAGCTCAGCTTGAGTTAAGACTGATAACAAAATCAGATCTATTAAAGACAGAATACAATATTCTAGAACTTGATTCAAAAATAATTCAAGTCAACAATCTGATTACAGTTGATAAAGAAAGACTTAAATTAAAAATGGGACTTCCTAAGAGTGAAAAACTTGATGTTGTAGATTTTCAGGTTCCCAAAAATTTAACTGCAACTATTAACTTTGATTCAGATCTGAATCAGGCTATGACTAAAAGTATTGACGCTATGATAGCTAATTATTATGTTGATATGGCTGATGCTTCAAGAACTGTAGCCAGAGCAGATATGTTACCAAAAGTGAGTGCTTTTGGAAGTTATGGTGTAGATACAGATAGAAGAAAATATAATGCAACTATGGATGATGCTGAATGGAGAGGTGGAATTCAAGTTACATGGAATGTATTTGAATTTGGAAAGAATTATGACAACTATAAAATAGCAGATATTAATAGACAACAGGAAGAGTTAAAAGAGAAAATATCTCAAGATAATATAGATGTCAGAGTAACTGATGCATACTTAAATTTAGTAAAAATGGAAAAAGAGAGAGCATCAAAAGAAAGAGCTCTTGAAGCTGCTCAGGAAAACTTTAACATTGATAAAGAGAAATATGCAGCTGGACTTATTTCAACTATTGATTACTTAATTTCAGAAACTCAGTTAAGAGATGCAAAAGTTCAGTATAATCAAGTGACTGTTGATTATCTATATGCATTTGAAAAATATAGATCTATGTTAATTTAAGAAAGAGATATTGTAGGAGGAAAAGAATGAAAAGAGCAAAATATCTAGTGTTTATCCTGTTATTAATGCTAGTTGGATGTGGGAAAAAACAGGAAACTAAACAAATAGAGGCTAAAGTAAAATACGTTGTTACTCAGCCTGTTCAATACAGAGAGATGAATCAGGTATTTAGATCTGATGCTATATTGGAACCACATGGAAAAGTTGATCATAAAACAGAAAAAGGTGGAACAATAGAGAAAATTTTAAAGAAAAATGGAGATAAAGTAAATAAAGGGGACCTTGTAATGATATTAAAAGATGGTCCAACAGAATCAGCATATTTTACTGCAAAAGCAAATTATGCTTCTTCAAAATCAGCTATGGAGATAGCTAAAAATAACTATGAAAAGTTTAAAAAATTATATTCTCAGCAATTAGTTTCATATCTTGAATATGTAAATTATGAAAATAACTATATCAATGCAAGAGGAGCATTTGAAGCTGCTCAGGCAAAATTTGAAAGTGCTAAATCAGACTATGATAAACTTCGTAGAAAAGCTGACATATCAGGAGTTGTTGGAAATCTATTTGGAAAAGTTGGTAATAAAGTTTCTGCAA encodes the following:
- a CDS encoding HAMP domain-containing sensor histidine kinase, producing MKKIFYKVFLTLLISSYLPLIGIFGLQYWYTTKYMERKKTEQLITTVSKVNIAKLKKENIYDQENHIYLNYINLADGRRKGLYYNMFNKMEDYKSISNINIGEFKIVKMKLSSVTNHIYLLKRISDREAIAGVIEVIKPAVISDIIFELYKGYSIFAIPLIFIFTFCLSRQFSKPIEVLEEISTSMANYDFTNMVELKGKNELFTLAENLNTLSQNLQSKVKELNSVNKKLKVELEDKQRLLDGKALFMRAIGHELKTPIAIINGYLEALQDGVIPEEDIQKTYEIIYNEGLSMDKLVQNINSYLKTEYRTMDLIAEKIDLKKFIETNMDRYKLDIKQKNIKLNCYLESIEIEIDRKCLHSILSNLLTNAITYVDARREIGIILKDGELTVENSSGELSPELMKNLFNPFYKGDDSRHRKYGGTGLGLSIVKNLLDVLKFDYSFEYDYSRGYVVFKIKFV
- a CDS encoding efflux RND transporter periplasmic adaptor subunit → MKRAKYLVFILLLMLVGCGKKQETKQIEAKVKYVVTQPVQYREMNQVFRSDAILEPHGKVDHKTEKGGTIEKILKKNGDKVNKGDLVMILKDGPTESAYFTAKANYASSKSAMEIAKNNYEKFKKLYSQQLVSYLEYVNYENNYINARGAFEAAQAKFESAKSDYDKLRRKADISGVVGNLFGKVGNKVSASDTLFTVIDDSSMESYVGFPAEWLDQIKVGLGVDITIPDIDKSFKGRIVEINPIAQADTKKFMIKIAVDNKDRAIKDGMYSYVLVPAGKTRALSIEDEAVFVRNLLSYVYKIEDGVAKRIEVKQGATNLPYTQISSPNIKEGDRVVVKGVFGLEEGDKVEENTVIK
- a CDS encoding TolC family protein; this encodes MKKTLGLLMLLSTTLFARQLTLDQAIDLSLENSKEVQISSMATEKAKLNVSTAFKNALPSVVYSGAYTRSEYDRSVTKDGRMVDAKGGYRQKITISQPIFQGGAIAGGIKYAKAYRNVADLSFLGQKRDTRLETIQIYSNIIKNEKNLETLKSSRKELSATYEKQKAQLELRLITKSDLLKTEYNILELDSKIIQVNNLITVDKERLKLKMGLPKSEKLDVVDFQVPKNLTATINFDSDLNQAMTKSIDAMIANYYVDMADASRTVARADMLPKVSAFGSYGVDTDRRKYNATMDDAEWRGGIQVTWNVFEFGKNYDNYKIADINRQQEELKEKISQDNIDVRVTDAYLNLVKMEKERASKERALEAAQENFNIDKEKYAAGLISTIDYLISETQLRDAKVQYNQVTVDYLYAFEKYRSMLI
- a CDS encoding response regulator transcription factor, whose amino-acid sequence is MKRILIVDDEDQIRNILRMYLVKEGYDVLEAEDGEKALNIFYEKPVDLVVLDVMLPKKDGWSILREIKKYSETPVIMLTARDESEDEIFGFEMGADDYVTKPFNNKILLARINSLLKKKNHINDNVIKLGNLTINDISHSVINGDTELELSPKEYELLLYLVKNNKIVLSREKLLNEVWGYDFVGDDRTIDTHVKNLRKKIGKDNIKTIRGIGYKLDI
- a CDS encoding TetR/AcrR family transcriptional regulator — protein: MDKREEIIKSAKDLVLMKGYNNVSVEDITNHIGIAKGSFYTYFKSKTSLINYILEEKIRNSEQEQKKFFRSVTTFEGAIRKLVRSKIILKGEEDIKIDLMITSFFRNIDSLAEDTIKILIEIEKLNVDFVEKILIRYGDDINIKDGDIRFYSKFVNGIIHNYKIFNLFISEEKNDFITTTQELKEKYQDKKFNNNVKIIIESIKKILR